One Mixta gaviniae genomic window carries:
- the ubiC gene encoding chorismate lyase, which yields MSDHALSLLRAIEWLPASSPLLSAAVMDWLMDKDSMTKRFERHCRHVTVEPLNEGFVTADQIAGELPFLPQEPRYWLREIILFGDGVPWLAGRTVVPESTLNGPESALSQLGTRPLGRYLFASSTLTRDFIDPGIAAGQWGRRSRLRLSGKPLLLTELFLPAAPLYQCRPGESRE from the coding sequence ATGTCGGATCACGCGCTTTCCCTGCTGCGCGCAATCGAATGGCTTCCCGCTTCGTCACCGCTGCTTTCCGCTGCCGTCATGGACTGGCTGATGGACAAGGACTCGATGACGAAGCGTTTTGAACGCCACTGCCGGCACGTTACCGTTGAACCCCTGAATGAAGGTTTTGTCACCGCCGACCAGATCGCCGGGGAGCTGCCGTTTCTGCCGCAGGAGCCGCGCTACTGGCTGCGTGAGATTATTCTTTTCGGCGATGGCGTACCCTGGCTGGCGGGCCGCACGGTGGTGCCGGAATCCACGTTGAATGGGCCGGAATCGGCGCTGAGCCAGCTCGGCACCCGTCCGCTGGGCCGCTATCTGTTTGCTTCTTCAACCCTGACGCGCGATTTTATTGACCCCGGCATCGCCGCAGGGCAGTGGGGACGCCGCTCGCGTCTGCGCCTGTCGGGCAAACCGCTGCTGTTAACCGAACTCTTTTTACCCGCTGCGCCGCTTTATCAATGCCGCCCAGGAGAATCACGTGAGTAA
- the ubiA gene encoding 4-hydroxybenzoate octaprenyltransferase — MSNTEKGLTQTKLQAWSRLMRIDKPIGSLLLLWPTLWALWLAGEAVPPLQVLLVFVLGVFFMRAAGCVVNDFADRKIDGHVKRTQMRPLASGAVSEKEAKVLFVALALVSFALVLTMNALTIWLSFAGLALAWVYPFMKRYTHLPQVVLGAAFGWAIPMGWAAVSDSVPLNAWLLFFANICWTVAYDTQYAMVDRDDDVKIGVKSTAILFGRFDKLIIGLLQLATLLLLTLVGVRMGLDGAFYWSLLIAGALFVHQQKLIAGRQRERCFQAFLNNNYVGLVIFIGIALNMPPFTQW, encoded by the coding sequence GTGAGTAATACAGAAAAAGGGCTGACGCAGACGAAGCTGCAGGCCTGGAGCCGCCTGATGCGCATCGATAAACCGATCGGCTCGCTGCTGCTGCTCTGGCCGACGCTCTGGGCGTTATGGCTGGCGGGCGAGGCGGTGCCGCCGCTGCAGGTGCTGCTGGTGTTTGTGCTGGGCGTCTTTTTTATGCGCGCGGCAGGCTGTGTAGTGAATGATTTCGCCGATCGCAAAATCGACGGTCACGTAAAACGTACTCAGATGCGGCCGCTGGCCAGCGGCGCAGTCAGCGAGAAAGAGGCCAAAGTGCTGTTTGTGGCGCTGGCGCTGGTGTCGTTTGCGCTGGTGTTGACCATGAACGCGTTGACTATCTGGCTCTCTTTCGCCGGGCTGGCGCTCGCCTGGGTCTACCCCTTTATGAAGCGCTATACCCATCTGCCCCAGGTGGTACTGGGCGCCGCCTTCGGCTGGGCGATCCCGATGGGCTGGGCGGCGGTTAGCGACAGCGTGCCGCTGAATGCCTGGCTGCTGTTTTTCGCCAATATCTGCTGGACGGTGGCCTACGATACGCAATACGCCATGGTGGATCGTGATGACGATGTAAAAATCGGCGTGAAGTCGACGGCCATCCTGTTTGGCCGCTTTGATAAGCTCATTATCGGGCTGCTGCAGCTGGCGACGCTGCTGTTGCTGACGCTGGTGGGGGTGCGTATGGGACTGGACGGCGCGTTCTACTGGTCGCTGCTGATCGCCGGTGCGCTCTTCGTACATCAGCAAAAGCTGATCGCCGGGCGGCAGCGCGAACGCTGTTTTCAGGCGTTCCTCAACAACAACTATGTCGGCCTGGTGATTTTCATCGGTATCGCACTGAATATGCCGCCGTTCACGCAGTGGTGA
- the plsB gene encoding glycerol-3-phosphate 1-O-acyltransferase PlsB encodes MSGWRKLYYKLLNLPLTFLVKSKAIPGDPVAELGLDTSRPIMYVLPYDSKADLLALRTQCRLHDLPDPLEPLEIDGALLPRHVFIHDGPRVFPYFVPNQESVKLFHDYLDLHRNNPDLDVQMVPVSVMFGRAPGREVQGEQTPHLRELNGVQKFFAVLWLGRDSFVRFSPMVSLRRMATEHGTDKTIAQKLARVARIHFARQRLAAVGPRLPMRHDLFNKLLQSQAIAKAVEDEARSKKISQEKAQQNAIELMEEIAADFSYEMIRLTDRVIGWTWSKIYQGINVSGGERIRQLALDGHGLVYVPCHRSHMDYLLLSYVLYHQGLVPPHIAAGINLNFWPAGPIFRRLGAFFIRRTFKGNKLYSTVFREYLGELFSRGYSVEYFVEGGRSRTGRLLDPKTGTLSMTIQAMLRGGNRPITVVPVYIGYEHVMEVGTYAKELRGAAKEKEGFMQMLRGLSKLRNLGQGYVNFGEPLPLVNYLNRHVPEWRDSIDPIVAQRPQWLTPAVNDIAQQIMVRINNASAANAMNLCVTALLASRQRSLTREQLLEQLECYLELLRNVPYASDATVPDMTPEALLEHALNMNKFETEKDNIGDIIILPREQAVLMTYYRNNVHHMLVMPSLIAAIVQQHNAISAEELLRQVAVIYPLLKSELFLRWDKEELPELLQALTAELARQQLIAIDGEMISLNAGRFRTLQLLAAGMRETLQRYAITFSILSANPAINRGSLEKESRTLAQRLSVLHGINAPEFFDKAVFSTLVLTLRDEGYISDTGDAALAQTQSTSRLLSELITSDVRQTIENAVAHSGSATQA; translated from the coding sequence ATGTCAGGTTGGCGTAAACTTTATTATAAGTTACTGAATTTACCACTTACATTTTTAGTCAAAAGTAAGGCGATTCCGGGCGATCCGGTCGCGGAACTGGGCCTCGATACGTCGCGCCCCATTATGTATGTATTGCCTTATGATTCAAAGGCCGATCTCCTGGCGCTGCGCACCCAGTGCCGCCTGCACGATCTGCCCGATCCGCTGGAGCCGCTGGAGATCGACGGCGCCCTGCTGCCGCGCCATGTGTTTATCCATGACGGGCCGCGCGTTTTCCCCTATTTCGTGCCTAATCAGGAGTCGGTGAAGCTGTTTCACGACTACCTGGACCTGCACCGCAATAATCCCGATCTGGATGTGCAGATGGTGCCGGTTTCGGTGATGTTCGGCCGTGCGCCAGGGCGCGAAGTCCAGGGCGAGCAGACGCCGCATCTGCGCGAGCTGAACGGGGTGCAGAAGTTCTTTGCCGTCCTCTGGCTGGGGCGCGACAGCTTTGTGCGCTTCTCGCCGATGGTATCGCTGCGCCGTATGGCCACCGAACACGGCACCGATAAAACCATCGCGCAGAAACTGGCGCGCGTAGCACGCATCCATTTCGCGCGTCAGCGCCTGGCCGCGGTCGGCCCGCGTCTGCCAATGCGTCACGATCTGTTTAACAAGCTGCTGCAGTCGCAGGCGATCGCCAAAGCGGTAGAGGACGAAGCGCGCAGCAAGAAAATTTCGCAGGAAAAAGCGCAGCAGAACGCCATTGAGCTGATGGAAGAGATCGCCGCCGATTTCTCCTATGAGATGATCCGCCTGACCGACCGCGTGATCGGCTGGACCTGGAGCAAAATCTATCAGGGCATCAACGTCAGCGGCGGCGAGCGTATTCGTCAGCTGGCGCTGGACGGGCACGGGCTGGTTTACGTCCCCTGCCACCGCAGCCATATGGATTATCTGCTGCTCTCTTATGTGCTTTATCATCAGGGGCTGGTGCCGCCGCATATCGCCGCGGGCATCAACCTTAACTTCTGGCCCGCCGGCCCGATTTTCCGCCGCCTTGGCGCGTTCTTTATTCGCCGTACCTTTAAGGGCAATAAGCTCTACTCTACGGTGTTCCGCGAATATCTGGGCGAGCTGTTCAGCCGCGGCTATTCGGTAGAGTATTTCGTCGAAGGCGGGCGCTCGCGTACCGGCCGGCTGCTCGATCCGAAGACCGGCACGCTATCGATGACCATCCAGGCGATGCTGCGCGGCGGCAACCGCCCGATTACCGTGGTACCGGTCTATATCGGCTATGAACACGTAATGGAAGTGGGCACTTACGCGAAAGAGTTGCGCGGCGCGGCGAAAGAGAAAGAAGGCTTTATGCAGATGCTGCGCGGCCTGAGTAAGCTGCGCAATCTGGGCCAGGGCTATGTGAACTTCGGCGAACCGCTGCCGCTGGTGAACTACCTCAACCGTCACGTGCCGGAATGGCGCGACTCGATCGATCCGATCGTGGCGCAGCGTCCGCAGTGGCTGACGCCAGCAGTGAACGATATCGCGCAGCAGATTATGGTGCGCATCAATAACGCCAGCGCCGCTAACGCCATGAACCTCTGCGTCACCGCGCTGCTGGCCTCGCGTCAACGCTCGCTGACGCGCGAACAGCTGCTGGAGCAGCTGGAGTGCTATCTCGAACTGCTGCGCAACGTGCCTTACGCTTCGGATGCGACCGTGCCGGATATGACGCCGGAAGCGCTGCTGGAACATGCGCTGAACATGAACAAGTTCGAGACGGAGAAGGATAATATCGGCGATATCATCATCCTGCCGCGTGAGCAGGCGGTGCTGATGACCTACTACCGCAACAACGTTCATCATATGCTGGTGATGCCGTCGCTGATCGCCGCTATCGTTCAGCAGCATAACGCCATCTCTGCGGAAGAGCTGCTGCGTCAGGTGGCGGTGATCTACCCGCTGCTAAAAAGCGAGCTGTTCCTGCGCTGGGATAAAGAAGAATTGCCTGAACTGCTGCAGGCGCTGACGGCGGAACTGGCGCGCCAGCAGCTGATTGCGATCGACGGCGAGATGATAAGCCTGAATGCCGGACGTTTCCGCACGCTGCAGCTATTGGCGGCGGGCATGCGCGAAACGCTGCAGCGCTATGCGATCACCTTCTCTATCCTCAGCGCCAACCCGGCGATTAACCGCGGGTCGCTGGAGAAAGAGAGCCGCACGCTGGCGCAGCGCCTGTCGGTGTTGCACGGTATCAACGCGCCGGAGTTTTTCGATAAAGCGGTATTCTCCACCCTGGTGCTGACGCTGCGTGACGAAGGCTATATCAGCGACACCGGCGACGCCGCGCTGGCGCAGACGCAAAGCACTTCACGCCTGCTGTCGGAGCTGATCACCAGCGACGTGCGTCAGACCATTGAAAACGCCGTGGCCCACAGCGGGTCGGCGACGCAAGCGTAA
- a CDS encoding maltoporin has translation MITRSKYPLAVAVALAVVAPHASAVDFKGYARSGIGWTGSGGEQQCFQATGANSKYRLGNECETYAEIELGQEVWKEGEKSFYVDSMIGYSVSQQNDYEEDSPAVRQMNVVGKNLFDALPGANIWAGKRYYKRHDVHMIDFYYWDISGPGGGIEDIDLGFGKLSLAATRSSEAGGSSAFVTGNTRGQAKDRANDIFDVRIGGMEVNPGGALELGFDYGSANDTDGYSPNNEDASDDGWMATLEHTQTFYGTSLNKFVVQYATDAMTQNRNGRPGTAENNNGSMIRVIDHGAIDFNDTWSLMYVGMYQDVDRDNNNGTTWYTVGVRPMYKWTPIMSTLLEAGYDNVKSQRTGDRNSQYKVTLAQQWQAGDSIWSRPAIRVFATYAKWDEKWGYSSSDSNNDNYVAGVANNTAFSDTSARTFSRGDSDEFSFGIQMEAWW, from the coding sequence ATGATAACGCGCTCTAAGTACCCTCTGGCCGTGGCAGTGGCCCTCGCAGTCGTGGCGCCGCACGCCAGCGCGGTGGATTTTAAAGGTTATGCCCGTTCCGGCATTGGCTGGACCGGCAGCGGCGGCGAACAACAATGTTTCCAGGCGACCGGCGCCAACTCTAAATACCGTCTCGGCAACGAATGCGAAACCTATGCGGAGATTGAGCTGGGTCAGGAAGTGTGGAAAGAGGGCGAGAAAAGCTTCTACGTCGATAGCATGATCGGCTACAGCGTATCGCAGCAGAACGACTATGAAGAAGACTCGCCGGCCGTGCGTCAGATGAACGTGGTGGGTAAAAACCTGTTTGATGCGCTGCCGGGGGCCAACATCTGGGCCGGTAAGCGCTACTACAAACGCCACGACGTGCATATGATCGACTTCTACTACTGGGATATCTCCGGCCCTGGCGGCGGTATCGAAGATATCGATCTCGGCTTCGGCAAACTGTCGCTGGCCGCTACCCGCAGCAGCGAAGCTGGCGGCTCCTCCGCCTTTGTAACCGGCAATACCCGTGGCCAGGCGAAAGATCGCGCCAACGATATCTTCGACGTGCGCATCGGCGGCATGGAAGTGAACCCTGGCGGCGCGCTGGAGCTGGGCTTTGACTACGGCAGCGCCAACGATACCGACGGCTACAGCCCGAATAATGAAGACGCCTCCGACGACGGCTGGATGGCGACGCTGGAACACACCCAGACGTTCTACGGCACCAGCCTGAACAAATTTGTCGTGCAGTACGCCACTGACGCCATGACGCAGAACCGCAACGGCCGTCCGGGCACTGCCGAGAACAACAACGGCTCGATGATCCGCGTTATTGACCACGGCGCCATCGACTTCAACGACACCTGGAGCCTGATGTATGTCGGCATGTACCAGGATGTGGATCGCGACAACAACAACGGCACCACCTGGTACACCGTGGGCGTACGTCCAATGTACAAATGGACGCCGATCATGAGTACCCTGCTGGAAGCGGGCTACGACAACGTCAAGTCGCAGCGCACCGGTGACCGCAACAGTCAGTATAAAGTTACCCTGGCCCAGCAGTGGCAGGCGGGCGACAGCATCTGGTCGCGTCCGGCCATTCGCGTGTTCGCCACCTACGCCAAGTGGGATGAGAAATGGGGTTACTCTTCCAGCGATAGCAACAACGACAACTATGTTGCTGGCGTCGCCAACAATACCGCGTTTAGCGATACCAGCGCGCGTACCTTCAGCCGCGGCGACAGCGATGAGTTCTCCTTCGGCATCCAGATGGAAGCCTGGTGGTAA
- the malM gene encoding maltose operon protein MalM, with amino-acid sequence MKKHLLALCLFPALSFTVLPGIAASTSVNPQNVATAPSVSPAKLQRLSWLPLTPPVSQEIVLNAGSAALNEGQISGPVAAIALPADQGSLEVTLASIMKDRKVYAPNVLVLDSQLQPAAFFPSSYFTYQKPGIVATNRLEGTMKLTPVLGQKQIYLLIYTTTRDLAQTSTMINPAKLYAEGASNAIPDVPDPVVQHVNTGTLSLKVKSEQNSGNIMIGKLFGSDNAKPVVVGSAAASQPAVGGSAATSQPAPVATPAPAAKAEPMLNDTEKYFNDGIRRAVKAGDIDKALKLMNEAERLGSSSARATFISSVKGKG; translated from the coding sequence ATGAAAAAACATCTACTCGCGCTCTGCCTGTTTCCGGCCCTGAGCTTTACCGTGCTGCCCGGCATCGCCGCCAGCACCAGCGTCAACCCGCAAAACGTGGCCACCGCGCCATCGGTCTCGCCCGCAAAGCTGCAGCGCCTCTCCTGGCTGCCGCTGACGCCGCCGGTCAGTCAGGAAATCGTCCTGAACGCCGGATCGGCCGCCCTTAACGAAGGCCAAATCAGCGGCCCGGTCGCCGCTATCGCTCTGCCCGCCGATCAGGGCTCGCTGGAAGTTACCCTTGCCAGCATTATGAAAGATCGCAAGGTTTACGCGCCGAACGTCCTGGTACTGGATAGCCAGCTGCAGCCGGCCGCCTTTTTCCCCAGCAGCTACTTCACCTACCAGAAACCGGGCATCGTCGCCACCAACCGTCTGGAAGGCACCATGAAGCTGACGCCGGTGCTGGGACAAAAACAGATCTATCTGCTGATCTACACCACCACGCGCGATCTGGCGCAAACCTCCACCATGATCAACCCGGCCAAGCTGTATGCGGAAGGGGCAAGCAACGCCATTCCTGACGTGCCGGATCCGGTGGTGCAGCATGTTAATACTGGCACGCTGTCGCTGAAGGTGAAGAGTGAACAGAACAGCGGCAATATTATGATCGGCAAGCTGTTCGGCTCTGACAACGCCAAACCGGTCGTGGTCGGCAGCGCGGCGGCCAGCCAGCCAGCCGTCGGCGGCAGCGCCGCAACGAGCCAGCCGGCGCCGGTCGCGACGCCTGCGCCTGCGGCGAAAGCGGAGCCGATGCTGAACGACACGGAAAAATATTTTAACGACGGCATCCGCAGGGCAGTAAAAGCGGGTGATATCGATAAAGCGCTGAAGCTGATGAACGAGGCGGAACGCCTGGGTTCGTCATCGGCCCGCGCGACCTTTATCAGCAGTGTGAAAGGCAAGGGATAA